The following is a genomic window from Candidatus Hydrogenedentota bacterium.
CGCACGTGTTGGTGTGTCCTTCCGATAGCGACGGCGCGGGGGCATTCGAGAAGGACGGATGGTTCCAACTGGGGGATCCGGAACTACCTCTGAATCCTTGCAGGTTCGGAACGCTTTCCTACACGTATCTCAGTTGGGTGCTGCGGGTGAAAGACCTGGTCAATCCAGGCGTTGATCCCAACGATGCCAACATCGACCTGACGACAGTCCTTAGTTATGTCGACACGGCTTTCGTTGACGAATTGTCGGGCCTTCTAGAGGACTTGGGCGAAGCCGAGACTCCTGGCGACGCAATTTCCATTATCGACCAGGACATCGAATGGGGTGCGAAGAAGGGCATGCGAGTTCGCGAAGGCATCGAGCGTTTCTTCATCAGCGATATCAACAATGCCGCTGCGTCCTCTCAGGCACAGAGCGAAATCGAGATCATGTTTGACGGTCTGGAAATTACAGCGACTCAATTCAATCATATCCCCGGCGGAGCGAACGTACTCTTCATGGACGGCCACGTTAGCTTCGTCAAGTATCCGGGCGAAGGTGTCGCGTCGCGCGCGTTCGCGGCCATCGTGACCGCGCTCGGATAAGCACAGGGGTAAACTGTCCACGCACAACGCACAAGTTCGGCTCGTTGGGGATCAATGTGACGATCTTCGGCGGGCCGGGCTTGTTTTAGGCAGTATGAGCGCTTGAGAAACGAGCGCTGGTCTACTGGTCGTACCGCTTCGTTCCGCTGCGGACTGCCTCGCGATTAGCCAACTCTATGGCGCGTCGCGCCTGATACTTCTTCTCGCGTTCTTGGTCTGTCGCGCACAATTGAGCCGGATCGTCGTAGGGATGAGGGCGCTGAGCCAGACGTTCTCCGCCTGTTCGGATGATGGCGAGCGCTTCCTGGTAGGCGCCCGGACTTCTGTCGCTCAGACCCGCCAAACACGGACTGAGATCCGGACGAGCGAAACTGATCTGCGGCCCAAGCGCCTTTGCCCAATCCAGATAGTCCACGAACTTGATGCCCGTCAATTCGGTGAGCCGTGCCACTTCGCCCGCGCTCAACGGGCTACGTCCTCCCGGATTATCCGGATATGCGCTGCCGTAGCTTGGGTAATAAGGCGCATTGAGGTCCAACCACGTCACGATACGGTCGAAGCTCTCCGCATCAAGGTGATAGTTTTCTTGGATGCGCTTCACAAGTTTGCTGGCATGGGAGCCCCACGAGAATG
Proteins encoded in this region:
- a CDS encoding DUF1559 domain-containing protein; this encodes MSRKNGFTLIELLVVIAIIGILAAILLPALARAREAARRASCQNNLKQMGIVFKMYSGESKGEKYPTLHVLTETNNIAGDCTSITSDFFPQGSQIFPEYLTDAHVLVCPSDSDGAGAFEKDGWFQLGDPELPLNPCRFGTLSYTYLSWVLRVKDLVNPGVDPNDANIDLTTVLSYVDTAFVDELSGLLEDLGEAETPGDAISIIDQDIEWGAKKGMRVREGIERFFISDINNAAASSQAQSEIEIMFDGLEITATQFNHIPGGANVLFMDGHVSFVKYPGEGVASRAFAAIVTALG